The Streptococcaceae bacterium ESL0729 genome has a segment encoding these proteins:
- a CDS encoding cytidine deaminase, with amino-acid sequence MDIKKLQAAAINASKNAYVPYSDFPVGAALLTIDGKIYEGCNIENASFGLTNCAERTAIFKAISEGQEKGEFVALAVYGDKAAKPISPCGACRQVMVEFFDRDFPVYLISNTNQVKKIMITDLLPYQFDELS; translated from the coding sequence ATGGATATTAAAAAGTTACAAGCTGCTGCTATTAATGCCAGTAAAAATGCCTATGTTCCTTACTCAGATTTTCCAGTAGGGGCTGCCCTTCTTACCATTGATGGGAAAATTTACGAGGGCTGTAATATTGAGAACGCATCATTTGGCCTTACAAACTGTGCTGAAAGAACGGCTATTTTTAAGGCCATCAGTGAGGGACAGGAGAAGGGCGAATTTGTTGCTCTTGCTGTTTACGGCGACAAGGCTGCAAAACCAATCTCACCTTGCGGAGCTTGCAGGCAGGTAATGGTTGAATTCTTTGACCGTGATTTTCCAGTTTATTTAATTTCTAATACTAACCAAGTTAAAAAAATTATGATAACCGACCTTTTACCCTATCAATTTGATGAATTAAGTTGA
- the purN gene encoding phosphoribosylglycinamide formyltransferase — MRVAVLASGSGSNFEAIAQAVEAGRLDCNLALVFSDKKDAYVHERAKKFGIESLSFSPKDFASKADYEAELLTLLKNKEIDLLILAGYMRLIGRDILEAFPNKIINIHPSLLPAFPGLHGIRDAYDYGVKYTGVTVHYIDAGIDTGAIIDQAVVEIKEDDTLESLENRIHQIEHILYPQTLEKLINNNK; from the coding sequence ATGAGGGTTGCTGTATTAGCTTCTGGAAGCGGAAGTAATTTTGAAGCTATTGCCCAGGCTGTAGAGGCAGGAAGGCTTGACTGCAATCTTGCCCTTGTCTTCTCAGATAAAAAAGATGCCTATGTCCATGAAAGAGCCAAAAAGTTTGGGATTGAATCCCTTAGTTTTTCGCCCAAAGACTTTGCCTCAAAAGCCGATTACGAAGCAGAACTTTTGACCCTTTTAAAAAACAAGGAAATTGATCTATTAATTTTAGCAGGTTACATGCGTCTGATTGGAAGGGACATTTTAGAAGCCTTCCCTAATAAAATAATCAACATCCATCCATCACTTCTACCAGCCTTCCCTGGCCTTCATGGTATCCGTGATGCCTATGACTACGGAGTTAAATATACTGGTGTTACAGTTCATTATATTGACGCTGGAATTGACACAGGGGCCATCATTGATCAGGCTGTTGTTGAAATTAAAGAAGATGATACCCTAGAGAGTTTGGAAAACCGCATTCATCAAATTGAACATATTTTATATCCCCAAACCCTCGAAAAATTAATCAATAACAACAAATAA
- a CDS encoding BMP family protein — MNKKILAASLATGAVLTLTACGSRDGGASKSGDTDVKVAMVADTGGIDDRSFNQSAWEGLQAWGKDHKLSKDKGFTYYNSGSEADFANNFSQAVASGYNLIYGIGFKLTKDLEDAAKNNTDTKFVIIDNEIDGLDNVASATFADQEGAYLAGVAAAKTTKTNKVGFIGGVENVVIKRFEAGFVAGVKSVNPNIDVKVDYAASFSDAAKGKSIASAQYATGADVIYQAAGGVGNGVFSAAKDENERKDEADKVWVIGVDRDQKDEGSYKSKDGKESNFVLGSTIKEVGKVIQIISDETVKGSFPGGKHIAYGIKDGSVDFAQTNLSNDAKKAVEDARTEIKDGKITVPEK; from the coding sequence ATGAACAAAAAAATCTTAGCAGCAAGTCTTGCAACTGGTGCAGTTTTAACCTTAACAGCATGTGGGTCTCGTGATGGTGGAGCTTCAAAATCAGGTGATACCGATGTAAAAGTCGCTATGGTAGCCGATACTGGAGGTATTGATGACCGTTCCTTTAACCAATCAGCTTGGGAAGGTCTTCAAGCTTGGGGTAAGGATCACAAACTTTCAAAAGATAAGGGCTTTACCTATTATAACTCAGGATCTGAAGCTGACTTTGCCAACAACTTCAGCCAGGCAGTAGCAAGTGGCTACAACCTAATCTATGGTATCGGCTTTAAGTTGACTAAGGATTTAGAAGATGCTGCTAAAAATAATACAGATACTAAATTTGTTATTATTGATAATGAAATTGACGGCCTAGACAACGTAGCAAGTGCAACATTTGCCGACCAAGAGGGGGCATATCTTGCAGGAGTAGCTGCCGCTAAAACTACTAAGACAAACAAGGTAGGATTTATCGGTGGTGTGGAAAACGTTGTAATCAAACGTTTTGAAGCAGGTTTTGTGGCAGGTGTTAAATCAGTTAACCCTAATATTGATGTAAAAGTTGACTATGCCGCAAGCTTCTCAGACGCTGCCAAAGGAAAATCAATTGCCTCAGCCCAATATGCAACTGGTGCAGATGTAATCTACCAGGCTGCAGGTGGGGTAGGAAACGGAGTTTTCTCTGCTGCTAAAGATGAAAATGAGAGAAAAGACGAAGCTGACAAGGTTTGGGTAATCGGAGTTGACCGCGACCAAAAAGATGAAGGTTCATACAAGTCTAAGGACGGTAAGGAATCTAACTTTGTTCTTGGTTCAACAATCAAGGAAGTTGGAAAAGTTATCCAAATCATTAGTGATGAGACAGTTAAAGGCAGCTTCCCTGGTGGAAAACACATCGCCTATGGTATCAAGGATGGATCAGTTGACTTTGCTCAAACAAACCTTTCAAATGATGCTAAAAAAGCTGTAGAAGATGCTCGTACTGAAATTAAAGATGGAAAAATTACAGTTCCAGAAAAATAA
- a CDS encoding pyrimidine-nucleoside phosphorylase translates to MTYRMIDLIQKKRDGYALDQAEIYWLVDNYAKGVVPDYQMSALAMAIYFQGMTTDETHHLTMAMVDSGKQIDLSSIEGVKVDKHSTGGVGDKVSIILGPLVASFDVPVAKMSGRGLGHTGGTIDKLESITGFETELPEERFISQVQDINLAIISQSDELVKADKLLYALRDVTATVDIIPLIASSIMSKKIAAGADAILLDVTVGDGAFMKNLSDAETLARTMVDLGKAVGRDTVAVLTDMREPLGYTIGNKLEILEAIEVMEGRGSKELTDFICQLAKIMLALSGLEKTEQEIHDHLVNGAALKKFDEFIRAQAGDLIDSRKLNKTKYSYDFKADHAGFIEELPADILGRLAMKAGAGRATKADKIDMDAGIVLKKKIGHAVEVGDIVFTIYYNNNLAQSDIEAVRPSIKIGPNKKEIKEILEIIK, encoded by the coding sequence ATGACTTATAGGATGATTGATCTTATTCAGAAAAAAAGGGATGGATATGCTCTTGATCAAGCTGAAATCTACTGGTTGGTAGATAATTACGCCAAGGGTGTTGTTCCTGACTATCAAATGTCGGCTCTTGCCATGGCTATTTATTTTCAGGGTATGACTACAGATGAAACCCATCATTTAACCATGGCCATGGTTGATAGCGGTAAGCAGATTGACCTTTCTTCCATTGAGGGAGTCAAGGTTGACAAGCACTCAACAGGTGGAGTTGGGGACAAGGTGAGTATCATCTTAGGCCCTCTTGTGGCAAGTTTTGACGTTCCTGTTGCTAAGATGAGCGGGCGTGGTCTTGGTCATACTGGTGGTACCATTGATAAGCTTGAGTCAATTACAGGCTTTGAGACTGAACTTCCTGAGGAGCGTTTTATTAGCCAGGTTCAAGATATCAATCTTGCCATTATTTCCCAGTCAGATGAATTGGTTAAGGCTGATAAATTACTTTATGCCCTGCGAGATGTGACGGCAACGGTTGATATTATACCCTTGATTGCAAGTTCTATCATGAGTAAGAAGATTGCGGCAGGAGCTGATGCCATCCTACTTGATGTGACAGTTGGAGATGGAGCCTTCATGAAGAATCTTTCTGATGCTGAAACTCTTGCAAGAACCATGGTTGATCTTGGTAAGGCTGTTGGGCGTGATACAGTAGCTGTCTTGACTGATATGAGGGAGCCTTTGGGTTATACGATTGGTAATAAGCTTGAGATACTTGAAGCTATTGAGGTCATGGAAGGGCGTGGTAGTAAGGAATTAACTGACTTTATCTGCCAACTGGCTAAGATTATGCTTGCCCTTTCAGGACTTGAGAAGACTGAGCAAGAAATTCATGACCATCTGGTTAATGGAGCTGCCCTTAAAAAATTCGATGAATTTATAAGAGCCCAAGCTGGTGACCTTATAGACAGTAGAAAGCTTAATAAAACGAAGTATTCTTACGACTTTAAGGCGGATCATGCAGGATTCATTGAAGAACTTCCAGCAGATATTTTAGGTCGTTTGGCCATGAAGGCTGGAGCAGGGCGTGCGACAAAGGCTGATAAGATTGACATGGATGCAGGAATTGTCCTTAAAAAGAAAATTGGCCATGCAGTAGAGGTGGGTGACATAGTCTTCACTATCTACTATAATAATAATCTGGCCCAATCTGATATTGAAGCCGTTCGTCCATCAATTAAGATTGGCCCTAATAAAAAAGAAATAAAAGAAATTTTGGAGATTATCAAGTAA
- the purD gene encoding phosphoribosylamine--glycine ligase, whose amino-acid sequence MKLLVIGSGGREHALAKKFLEDDKVTQVFCAKGNPGMKKDGITLVDIPEDDHSSLIAFAQKNDVAWTFVGPEIPLANGIVDDFQQAGLKIFGPDKAAAQIEGSKDFAKKLMDNYKIPTAAYATFTDLDQAKKYVEEKGAPIVIKADGLAAGKGVVVALDMATALEALEDMLEGNKFGQSGSKVVVEDFLEGEEFSLLAFVRNEKVYPMVISQDHKRAYDGDLGPNTGGMGAYSPVPQISKETVDLAIKEVLLPAASGMVANGTPFTGILYAGLIASQDGPKVIEFNARFGDPETQVVLPRLESSLVDIITNLLADKEPLLAWNNQVTLGVVLAAEGYPGTHKKGMILPDFKSDSVNVYYAGVAENQAGKLTANGGRILLLQASGESLEEAQAEIYGLLAETPLEHMFYRKDIGFKAQAKNL is encoded by the coding sequence TTGAAGTTACTAGTAATTGGAAGCGGTGGTCGTGAACACGCCCTTGCTAAAAAATTTTTAGAAGATGATAAGGTCACTCAGGTTTTTTGTGCCAAGGGTAACCCCGGTATGAAAAAAGACGGAATTACTCTTGTTGATATTCCAGAAGATGACCACTCAAGCTTAATCGCCTTTGCTCAAAAAAATGATGTAGCATGGACCTTTGTAGGGCCAGAAATCCCGCTTGCAAATGGAATTGTTGATGATTTTCAGCAGGCAGGACTTAAGATTTTTGGGCCAGATAAGGCGGCAGCTCAGATTGAAGGGTCTAAGGACTTTGCCAAGAAACTCATGGACAACTACAAGATTCCAACAGCAGCCTATGCGACCTTTACAGACCTTGATCAGGCCAAGAAATACGTCGAGGAAAAGGGTGCCCCAATTGTAATTAAGGCAGATGGGCTTGCAGCTGGTAAAGGTGTTGTTGTTGCCTTGGATATGGCAACGGCCCTAGAGGCTCTTGAAGACATGCTTGAAGGTAATAAATTTGGGCAATCAGGATCTAAGGTTGTCGTTGAAGACTTCCTTGAAGGAGAAGAGTTCTCCCTACTAGCCTTTGTCAGAAATGAGAAGGTTTATCCCATGGTTATCTCTCAAGACCACAAAAGAGCCTATGATGGTGATCTAGGACCTAATACTGGCGGGATGGGAGCCTACTCACCAGTGCCCCAGATTTCTAAGGAGACTGTTGATCTTGCCATTAAAGAAGTCCTTCTTCCTGCCGCCTCTGGCATGGTGGCTAATGGCACGCCCTTTACTGGTATCTTGTATGCAGGACTTATTGCAAGCCAAGACGGCCCTAAGGTCATTGAATTTAATGCCCGCTTTGGTGACCCCGAAACCCAAGTAGTCCTTCCAAGGCTTGAAAGTAGCCTGGTTGATATTATCACTAATCTTTTGGCCGACAAGGAACCTCTTTTGGCTTGGAATAATCAAGTGACCCTGGGTGTAGTTCTTGCAGCCGAAGGATATCCTGGGACTCACAAGAAAGGAATGATTCTTCCTGACTTTAAGTCTGATTCTGTTAATGTTTATTATGCAGGTGTTGCTGAGAATCAGGCAGGGAAACTTACTGCAAATGGTGGACGAATTCTTCTCTTACAAGCCTCAGGAGAAAGTCTTGAAGAAGCTCAGGCTGAGATTTATGGCCTACTAGCAGAAACTCCACTAGAGCACATGTTTTACCGTAAGGATATTGGCTTTAAGGCACAAGCCAAGAATTTATAA
- a CDS encoding metalloregulator ArsR/SmtB family transcription factor, whose protein sequence is MSEAKKINAKTLEEANKIFKLMGNPIRLQILHLLSQQELNVGKIGSILGLEQSAVSHQLSLLKEEQLVSSKREGKSVYYQLDDKHVAHVINDTIEHVEHMSK, encoded by the coding sequence ATGTCTGAGGCAAAAAAAATTAATGCAAAAACGCTTGAAGAGGCCAATAAAATATTTAAGTTGATGGGTAATCCCATTCGTTTGCAGATTCTTCACCTTCTTTCCCAGCAGGAACTTAATGTTGGAAAGATTGGTTCAATCCTAGGCCTTGAACAGTCGGCTGTGTCCCATCAATTGTCGCTTCTTAAGGAGGAGCAATTGGTCAGCTCAAAGAGAGAGGGAAAATCAGTCTACTATCAACTAGATGATAAGCATGTAGCCCATGTTATTAATGATACCATTGAACACGTTGAGCATATGTCCAAATAA
- the purM gene encoding phosphoribosylformylglycinamidine cyclo-ligase, translated as MANEYAKAGVDVEAGYEVVERIKKHAKRTERKGVMGALGGFGGCFDLSQYELKEPVLVSGTDGVGTKLMLAIKEDRHDTIGIDCVAMCVNDIVAQGAEPLYFLDYIATGKNVPERLEQVVAGVSQGCLQAGAALIGGETAEMPGMYDVDDYDLAGFAVGIAEKSQLVTGEKIKEGHVLLGLPSSGIHSNGYSLVRKVFFQSNNFSGTSLLPELDGQKLADALLEPTKIYVEELLPLVKNNLVDGISHITGGGFLENIPRMLPDNLAAQIELGSWPVLNIFKALEKYGQIPPMEMYEIFNMGLGMVLAVDPSKLEAVKEQLAMINAPFYQIGSVTEKVDQAVVFLGDEA; from the coding sequence ATGGCAAATGAATATGCAAAAGCTGGCGTCGATGTCGAAGCTGGTTATGAGGTAGTTGAGCGTATTAAAAAACACGCAAAACGTACAGAACGTAAGGGTGTTATGGGAGCTCTTGGTGGTTTTGGTGGCTGCTTTGACTTAAGCCAGTACGAGCTTAAGGAACCTGTCCTTGTTTCAGGTACAGACGGAGTTGGTACCAAGTTAATGCTTGCCATTAAAGAAGATAGGCATGACACTATTGGTATCGACTGTGTTGCCATGTGTGTTAATGACATCGTAGCCCAGGGGGCAGAACCCCTTTACTTCCTCGACTATATTGCTACAGGAAAAAATGTTCCTGAACGCTTAGAGCAGGTTGTTGCTGGAGTAAGCCAAGGTTGTCTTCAAGCTGGTGCTGCCTTAATTGGTGGGGAAACAGCTGAAATGCCTGGTATGTATGATGTAGACGACTATGATCTAGCAGGTTTTGCGGTCGGTATTGCTGAGAAGAGCCAACTAGTAACTGGTGAAAAAATCAAGGAAGGACATGTCCTTTTAGGTCTTCCTTCAAGCGGAATCCATTCAAATGGTTATTCCCTAGTTCGTAAGGTTTTCTTCCAGTCTAACAATTTTTCAGGCACTAGCCTTCTACCTGAACTTGATGGTCAAAAGCTGGCTGATGCCCTACTTGAACCAACAAAAATCTATGTGGAAGAGCTACTACCTCTTGTAAAAAATAATCTGGTTGATGGAATCTCTCACATCACAGGTGGTGGTTTCCTTGAAAACATTCCGCGGATGCTACCTGACAATCTAGCTGCTCAAATTGAACTTGGTTCATGGCCAGTCCTTAATATTTTCAAAGCCCTTGAAAAATATGGTCAAATTCCACCAATGGAAATGTATGAAATCTTTAATATGGGACTTGGAATGGTCCTTGCAGTTGATCCGTCAAAACTTGAAGCAGTTAAGGAACAACTAGCTATGATTAATGCACCCTTCTATCAAATTGGATCAGTTACTGAAAAAGTTGACCAGGCAGTTGTTTTCTTAGGAGATGAGGCATGA
- the purH gene encoding bifunctional phosphoribosylaminoimidazolecarboxamide formyltransferase/IMP cyclohydrolase, translated as MSKRALISVSDKAGIVEFAKKLASLDFEIISTGGTKKALDEAGLATIAIDTVTEFPEMMDGRVKTLHPKIHGGLLARRDDENHLKAMEENDIQAIDLVVVNLYPFKETILKEGVTEAEAIENIDIGGPSMIRSAAKNSQDVTVLVDPVDYEKVLEELAKEGATSLSTRKKLAAKAFRHTAAYDALIAGYLTEKVGLERPEKLTLTYDLKESLRYGENSHQRAAFYENPLPVAYSIAQAKQLHGKKLSYNNIKDADAAIKISREYTKPTVVALKHMNPCGIGTACDIDTAFDLAYDADPLSIFGGIIVLNREVDSVTAEKMSKIFLEIIIAPSFSQAALEILSRKKNIRLLTLDFSSTKTSDRETVSVLGGLLIQDQDLPESDLVQNWHVVTDRKPTNEELEALEFAWNAVKHVKSNAILLASKEQTVGIGAGQMNRVGSVKIAVEQAQESGKLEGAVLASDAFFPMDDSVEFAGENGIKAIIQPGGSIKDQDSIDMANKYGIAMIFTDVRHFRH; from the coding sequence TTGTCTAAAAGAGCACTAATTAGCGTATCTGATAAAGCTGGTATTGTAGAATTTGCCAAGAAACTTGCAAGCCTTGATTTTGAAATCATCTCAACTGGTGGAACAAAAAAAGCACTCGATGAGGCTGGTCTAGCAACTATTGCCATCGATACGGTGACAGAATTTCCAGAAATGATGGATGGTCGTGTAAAAACCCTTCACCCTAAAATTCATGGGGGTCTTCTTGCAAGAAGAGATGATGAAAACCACCTCAAGGCCATGGAAGAAAATGATATCCAGGCCATTGACCTGGTTGTTGTTAATCTTTATCCTTTCAAGGAAACCATCCTCAAAGAGGGAGTTACAGAGGCAGAAGCCATTGAAAACATTGATATCGGTGGGCCAAGCATGATCCGCTCAGCTGCTAAAAATAGCCAGGACGTAACTGTCTTAGTCGATCCTGTTGATTATGAAAAAGTTTTAGAAGAACTTGCAAAAGAAGGTGCAACAAGCCTTTCAACTAGGAAGAAGCTAGCAGCCAAGGCATTTAGACATACTGCGGCATACGACGCTTTAATTGCAGGTTATTTGACTGAAAAAGTTGGTCTTGAAAGACCTGAAAAATTAACTTTGACCTATGATTTAAAAGAATCATTAAGGTACGGGGAAAACAGCCACCAAAGGGCAGCCTTTTATGAAAATCCCCTTCCGGTAGCCTACTCAATTGCCCAAGCTAAACAACTCCACGGAAAAAAACTTTCATATAATAATATCAAGGATGCGGATGCTGCCATCAAAATTTCTCGTGAATATACAAAACCTACAGTCGTAGCCTTAAAACACATGAACCCTTGCGGAATTGGAACAGCCTGTGACATTGATACTGCCTTTGATCTAGCCTATGATGCAGACCCACTTTCAATCTTCGGCGGAATCATTGTCTTAAACCGTGAGGTTGATAGTGTAACAGCTGAAAAAATGAGCAAAATCTTCCTTGAGATTATCATTGCACCAAGCTTTAGCCAAGCAGCCCTTGAGATTTTAAGTCGTAAGAAGAATATCCGCCTGTTAACCCTTGATTTTTCAAGCACTAAAACAAGTGATAGGGAGACCGTCTCTGTCTTAGGTGGCCTTTTGATTCAGGACCAAGACTTGCCAGAAAGTGACCTCGTTCAAAATTGGCATGTCGTTACTGACCGTAAACCAACCAATGAAGAGCTTGAAGCCCTTGAATTTGCTTGGAATGCTGTTAAGCATGTTAAATCAAATGCCATTTTACTTGCTAGTAAGGAGCAAACAGTAGGTATCGGTGCAGGTCAAATGAACCGTGTTGGTTCAGTTAAAATCGCTGTTGAACAAGCCCAAGAAAGCGGTAAGCTTGAAGGAGCAGTTCTTGCAAGTGATGCCTTCTTCCCCATGGATGACTCAGTTGAATTTGCCGGTGAAAATGGCATTAAAGCCATTATTCAACCAGGAGGATCAATTAAGGACCAGGATTCCATTGATATGGCTAACAAATACGGCATTGCCATGATCTTTACTGACGTTCGTCATTTTAGACATTAA
- a CDS encoding class I SAM-dependent methyltransferase — MAKMYFDENPDAKHDIHELKVTLLDVPMSFLTDSGVFSKTQIDFGSRVLLDNVSMEEGSSLLDVGCGYGPIGLTLAKKYGVNPTLIDVNERALGLAQKNAASNQIKAQILKSDVYQGVLGEKFNHIVSNPPIRAGKAVVHSVLTGAYDHLNPGGDLVIVIQKKQGAPSAQKKMEETFGNVEVVAKEKGYFILRSVKE, encoded by the coding sequence TTGGCTAAAATGTACTTTGATGAAAATCCAGATGCCAAGCATGACATTCATGAGTTGAAGGTAACTTTACTAGATGTACCCATGTCATTTTTGACTGATAGTGGTGTTTTTAGTAAGACACAGATTGACTTTGGTAGTCGTGTCCTCCTTGACAATGTTTCCATGGAGGAGGGAAGTAGCCTGCTTGATGTAGGTTGTGGTTACGGGCCAATTGGCCTGACCCTTGCAAAAAAATACGGGGTAAATCCAACTTTAATTGATGTTAATGAGCGTGCCTTGGGTCTTGCCCAAAAAAATGCTGCAAGTAATCAAATCAAGGCTCAAATCCTTAAGTCTGATGTCTACCAAGGAGTTTTGGGAGAAAAATTTAATCACATCGTTAGTAATCCACCCATTCGGGCAGGAAAAGCGGTGGTTCATTCAGTCCTAACAGGAGCCTATGACCATCTGAACCCTGGTGGTGATCTTGTAATTGTCATCCAGAAAAAACAAGGAGCTCCGTCAGCTCAGAAGAAAATGGAGGAAACCTTTGGTAATGTTGAGGTTGTTGCCAAGGAAAAAGGATACTTTATCTTAAGGAGTGTAAAAGAATGA
- the coaA gene encoding type I pantothenate kinase: MREFINFDRIDRKDWQDLYKKSIPKLTEAELESIRSLNDRINMQDVVDVYHPLVHLLRIYRKNLDDMTFSKGLFLQKINETPTLIIGISGSVAVGKSTTARLMQTLLARVFKNTKVDLVTTDGFLYPNAYLKENKLMHRKGFPESYDMEAILNFLYDIKSGKKSVSVPLYSHEIYDIIPDQRLVLEKPDILILEGINVFQNQQNDLLYMSDFFDFSIYVDADEEDIEDWYLERFNSLLELAKNDSKNYYHQFAKWPREKAEDLAKSTWQEVNLVNLRNYIRPTRNRADVILHKSSNHFIDTIYLKKY; encoded by the coding sequence ATGAGAGAATTTATTAATTTTGACCGAATTGACCGTAAAGACTGGCAAGACTTGTATAAGAAGAGCATTCCTAAACTAACTGAGGCAGAACTTGAAAGCATTCGCTCCCTAAATGACCGCATAAATATGCAGGATGTAGTTGATGTCTACCATCCCCTGGTTCATCTTTTACGTATCTACCGAAAGAACCTGGATGATATGACCTTCTCAAAAGGGCTCTTCCTCCAAAAGATAAATGAAACTCCCACCCTGATTATTGGAATATCAGGAAGTGTTGCTGTCGGTAAGAGCACCACAGCAAGGCTAATGCAGACTCTCTTGGCCCGGGTTTTTAAAAACACCAAGGTTGACCTTGTGACAACTGATGGTTTTTTGTACCCCAATGCCTACCTCAAGGAAAACAAGCTCATGCACCGCAAGGGATTTCCAGAATCTTACGATATGGAAGCCATCCTTAATTTTTTATATGACATAAAAAGTGGGAAAAAATCAGTTTCAGTCCCCCTTTATTCGCATGAAATTTATGATATTATCCCTGATCAAAGGCTTGTCCTTGAAAAACCTGATATCTTGATTTTAGAGGGGATTAATGTCTTTCAGAATCAGCAAAATGATCTCCTCTACATGTCTGACTTCTTTGATTTTTCAATCTATGTTGACGCTGATGAAGAAGATATTGAAGATTGGTATTTGGAACGTTTCAACAGCCTCCTAGAGCTTGCCAAAAACGATTCCAAGAACTACTACCACCAGTTTGCCAAGTGGCCCAGAGAAAAAGCAGAAGACTTGGCCAAAAGCACCTGGCAGGAAGTAAATCTCGTCAACTTGAGGAATTATATTAGACCCACAAGAAATCGAGCTGATGTGATCCTTCATAAGTCATCTAACCACTTCATTGACACCATCTACCTTAAAAAATACTAG
- the deoC gene encoding deoxyribose-phosphate aldolase, with the protein MTKLNKYIDHTVLKADSAKEKVSQIIEEAKKYDFKSVCINPTWVEFAAQELKDSDVLVCTVIGFPLGANTPQTKAFETSNAVANGANEVDMVINIGALKSGDLDLVEADIKAVVDASGDALTKVIIETSLLTDQEKVTACKIAKKVGADFVKTSTGFSTGGATVEDIRLMRDTVGPDMGVKASGGIYSAADAEAMIEAGATRIGTSAGVAIMEGEKANDGY; encoded by the coding sequence ATGACTAAGTTAAACAAATACATTGACCATACGGTTTTAAAGGCTGATTCAGCCAAGGAAAAAGTAAGCCAAATCATTGAAGAGGCTAAAAAATATGACTTTAAGAGTGTCTGTATCAATCCTACATGGGTAGAATTTGCAGCCCAAGAGCTAAAAGACTCTGATGTTTTAGTATGTACAGTTATTGGCTTCCCTCTAGGGGCAAATACTCCTCAAACCAAGGCCTTTGAAACTTCAAATGCTGTAGCTAACGGTGCTAATGAGGTTGACATGGTAATCAATATTGGTGCCCTTAAGTCAGGTGACCTTGATTTAGTTGAAGCTGACATCAAGGCTGTAGTTGATGCAAGTGGTGACGCCCTCACTAAGGTAATCATCGAAACTTCCCTTCTTACTGACCAAGAAAAAGTTACAGCTTGTAAGATTGCCAAAAAAGTAGGAGCTGATTTTGTTAAGACTTCAACTGGTTTTTCTACAGGTGGTGCAACAGTAGAAGATATCCGCCTCATGCGTGATACAGTAGGGCCTGACATGGGTGTTAAGGCAAGTGGTGGAATCTACAGTGCTGCTGACGCTGAAGCGATGATTGAAGCTGGAGCAACAAGAATTGGGACAAGTGCCGGAGTTGCCATTATGGAGGGTGAAAAAGCAAACGATGGATATTAA